In Nymphaea colorata isolate Beijing-Zhang1983 chromosome 3, ASM883128v2, whole genome shotgun sequence, a genomic segment contains:
- the LOC116249906 gene encoding 60S ribosomal protein L39-3, which yields MPSHKTFMIKKKLAKKMRQNRPIPHWIRMRTDNTIRYNAKRRHWRRTKLGF from the exons CCGTCACATAAGACATTcatgatcaagaagaagttggcAAAAAAGATGAGGCAAAATAGGCCAATTCCACACTGGATCAGGATGAGGACTGACAATACCATAAG GTACAATGCCAAGCGCAGGCATTGGAGGAGAACAAAGTTAGGTTTCTAG